From Rudanella lutea DSM 19387, a single genomic window includes:
- a CDS encoding tyrosine-type recombinase/integrase has translation MKGLRKLDGRTQQGLGAMQSRLTVSQLIRYFATDLPKSSNYPRHARAFVDDCLQKNRPIDGVSFAQYTAYLPPNRVSPIRKFMLFFQQIGQPTVVPDPSGPTLPPAMNELVLRFIRDAKNLRGDRSKETYTKALNAFFAYVDGQLHLGQTASLSGQTVADFVHHLKAEDYSPFTVNLYLSAVKQLAVWCIRKRENLGLNGQQINELRDISDIRGLAIERTFYKDSLEANERRDLLAVPESARDLAIMALLSLEGLRTVEVTRLRLGDLDFDRGQLRVLGKGKHTRKPIKFFAECRQAVEAFLRETERWPIVPARQNESLFDELKTHQIRYVVDKYLRQQGLKRKGMSAHSLRHTAGQLLLESGVSLEHVQQHLRHETMETTQFYTKKQTQKTYLDQMPD, from the coding sequence ATGAAGGGACTTCGTAAACTGGATGGGCGTACACAACAGGGGTTGGGGGCGATGCAATCGCGACTGACAGTGAGTCAGCTGATCCGGTACTTCGCGACCGACCTACCGAAGTCAAGTAATTACCCCCGGCATGCTCGCGCGTTTGTCGATGACTGTCTCCAGAAAAACAGGCCGATCGACGGAGTGAGCTTTGCGCAGTACACCGCCTATTTGCCACCCAATCGGGTTTCGCCGATTCGGAAGTTTATGTTGTTCTTCCAGCAGATTGGTCAACCTACCGTTGTGCCCGACCCGAGCGGCCCGACGCTGCCGCCCGCTATGAATGAGCTGGTACTTCGGTTTATTCGGGACGCTAAAAACCTACGGGGTGATCGTTCCAAAGAAACCTACACGAAGGCCCTGAATGCCTTTTTCGCTTACGTCGATGGGCAGTTGCACCTGGGGCAGACGGCTTCGTTGAGCGGGCAAACCGTAGCCGATTTTGTTCACCATCTGAAAGCGGAAGATTACTCGCCGTTTACGGTAAATCTGTACCTGTCGGCGGTTAAGCAATTGGCCGTTTGGTGCATCCGTAAACGGGAAAACTTAGGGCTTAATGGGCAGCAAATCAACGAATTGCGCGATATTAGCGATATTCGTGGGTTGGCGATTGAACGTACCTTTTACAAAGATAGCCTTGAAGCTAACGAACGGCGCGACTTGCTTGCCGTACCCGAGTCGGCGCGCGATTTAGCCATTATGGCTTTGCTGAGTCTGGAAGGGTTGCGAACTGTGGAAGTGACCCGCCTGCGACTCGGTGACCTGGATTTTGACCGGGGGCAACTGCGGGTGTTGGGCAAAGGGAAACATACGCGCAAACCGATCAAGTTTTTTGCCGAATGCCGTCAGGCGGTTGAAGCGTTTTTACGGGAAACAGAGCGCTGGCCCATTGTACCCGCCCGGCAAAACGAGTCTCTGTTCGACGAGCTAAAAACACACCAGATCCGTTACGTTGTCGACAAGTATTTGCGGCAGCAGGGACTGAAACGTAAAGGAATGTCGGCACACAGTTTACGCCACACCGCTGGGCAGCTTCTGCTCGAATCGGGTGTTAGTCTGGAGCACGTGCAACAGCATCTTCGGCACGAAACGATGGAAACAACGCAGTTTTACACCAAAAAACAGACACAAAAAACATACCTCGACCAAATGCCCGACTGA